One genomic segment of Candidatus Rokuibacteriota bacterium includes these proteins:
- the nuoK gene encoding NADH-quinone oxidoreductase subunit NuoK: protein MGLGAYLTLAAVLFAIGFFGVVTRRNTIGILLGIELMLNAVNINLVAFARFNADVVGMVFTAFTIPITVAEVALGLAIVILIFRMKRTVIADHLDLLRG from the coding sequence ATGGGTCTTGGCGCCTACCTCACGCTCGCCGCGGTGCTCTTCGCCATCGGCTTCTTCGGCGTCGTCACGCGGCGGAACACCATCGGCATCCTGCTCGGCATCGAGTTGATGCTCAACGCCGTCAACATCAACCTGGTCGCCTTCGCGCGCTTCAACGCCGACGTGGTCGGGATGGTCTTCACCGCGTTCACCATCCCGATCACCGTGGCCGAGGTGGCGCTGGGGCTGGCGATCGTCATCCTCATCTTCAGGATGAAGCGCACGGTCATCGCCGATCACCTGGATCTCCTTAGAGGCTGA
- a CDS encoding AIR synthase family protein yields MPFLPVGKLPAELLQRLFGKYVPADPRVIVGPQVGEDAAVLDMGDRYLVATTDPITFATDEMGWYALHVNANDLAVRGAEPRWFMATVLLPEGKSHEAQVEQLFAEVAEACAAVGVSLVGGHTEVTAGLPRPIVVGAMLGEVDKDRLVTTGGAQIGDAVLLTKGVPLEGASIIARERREEALRRGVPAEIVERARGFLRSPGISVVPEARAACDAARVHAMHDPTEGGLATACWEMAQAAGVGLRIDRERVPVLPEGRRLCEAFGLDPIGTIASGSLLMTVAPEDADAVTNACRAAGIDCAAIGRVTPASDGVALVSGGHPRPMPSFPQDEVTRIFATDAPPHPDPLPLRGRGDRKP; encoded by the coding sequence ATGCCGTTTCTCCCCGTGGGCAAGCTCCCCGCCGAGCTGCTCCAGCGACTTTTCGGCAAATACGTGCCGGCCGACCCGCGCGTCATCGTGGGACCGCAGGTGGGCGAGGACGCCGCCGTCCTCGACATGGGCGACCGCTATCTCGTCGCCACGACGGATCCCATCACCTTCGCCACCGACGAGATGGGCTGGTACGCGCTGCACGTCAACGCCAACGACCTTGCCGTGCGTGGCGCAGAGCCGCGCTGGTTCATGGCGACCGTGCTCCTGCCGGAGGGCAAGAGCCACGAGGCGCAGGTGGAACAGCTCTTCGCCGAGGTCGCGGAAGCGTGCGCCGCTGTCGGCGTCTCGCTCGTGGGCGGGCACACGGAAGTGACCGCCGGGCTCCCGCGCCCCATCGTCGTCGGCGCCATGCTGGGCGAGGTCGACAAGGACCGGCTCGTGACGACGGGTGGTGCCCAGATCGGCGACGCCGTGCTGCTGACCAAGGGCGTGCCGCTCGAGGGCGCGTCGATCATTGCGCGAGAGCGCCGCGAGGAAGCGCTCCGCCGCGGCGTGCCCGCCGAGATCGTGGAGCGCGCTCGCGGCTTTCTCCGCAGCCCGGGCATCAGCGTCGTGCCCGAGGCGCGCGCGGCCTGCGACGCGGCGCGCGTGCATGCGATGCACGACCCGACGGAGGGCGGGCTCGCCACCGCCTGCTGGGAGATGGCCCAGGCGGCCGGCGTGGGGCTTCGCATAGACCGCGAGCGCGTGCCGGTCCTGCCCGAGGGGCGCCGGCTCTGCGAGGCCTTCGGCCTCGACCCGATCGGCACCATCGCATCGGGCTCGCTCCTGATGACCGTCGCGCCGGAAGACGCCGACGCCGTCACGAATGCCTGCCGCGCCGCCGGCATCGACTGTGCCGCCATCGGCCGCGTCACGCCGGCCTCGGACGGCGTCGCGCTCGTCTCGGGCGGTCACCCGCGCCCCATGCCGAGCTTCCCGCAGGACGAGGTCACGCGCATCTTCGCCACCGACGCTCCCCCTCACCCTGACCCTCTCCCCCTCCGGGGGCGAGGGGATCGAAAGCCCTGA
- a CDS encoding NADH-quinone oxidoreductase subunit I, producing MDRPLGDKPLGNRQLGQSFWPDLGNLLSAVRRAMGITLLNLFRKPVTVHYPEVKRVYPDRFRGVLALTYDKETGEEDCIGCRLCEYICPPQVIKVEMLKGEKRNFAKTFTLELYACEFCELCVQVCPTDAIIMMKSFDLATSDRRELLLDKDRLHTIGLQFEPSWATGTGLRAMQTPPKAPAAEAPADAKPAPEQVNEEVKGATLEGGAR from the coding sequence TTGGATAGGCCCCTTGGGGATAAGCCCCTTGGGAACAGGCAGCTCGGCCAGAGCTTCTGGCCCGACCTGGGCAACCTGCTGAGCGCCGTCAGGCGCGCGATGGGGATCACGCTCCTGAACCTCTTCCGCAAGCCCGTCACCGTGCACTACCCCGAGGTCAAGCGCGTCTACCCCGACCGCTTCCGCGGCGTGCTGGCGCTGACGTACGACAAGGAGACCGGCGAGGAGGACTGCATCGGCTGCCGGCTCTGCGAATACATCTGCCCGCCGCAGGTGATCAAGGTCGAGATGCTCAAGGGGGAGAAGCGCAACTTCGCCAAGACCTTCACCCTCGAGCTGTACGCCTGCGAGTTCTGCGAGCTGTGCGTCCAGGTCTGCCCCACGGACGCCATCATCATGATGAAGTCCTTCGACCTGGCGACCAGCGACCGCCGCGAGTTGCTGCTCGACAAGGACCGCCTCCACACGATCGGCCTCCAGTTCGAGCCCTCGTGGGCGACGGGCACCGGGCTTCGCGCCATGCAGACGCCTCCCAAGGCCCCTGCCGCGGAGGCTCCTGCCGACGCGAAGCCAGCTCCCGAGCAGGTCAATGAGGAGGTCAAGGGCGCCACGCTGGAGGGTGGTGCCCGATGA
- a CDS encoding NADH-quinone oxidoreductase subunit M, whose protein sequence is MTRFPTLSVITWAPFVGAVLIMFLARRRPLLVRWIALLSTGVSLALSIRIFAAYEREAAGFQFYEELPLVPPLGINYQLGVDGMSLLMVLLTSIIIFAGVFASWTVKERSQEFYALLLLLVTGVYGVFVSLDLFVLFLFYEIAVLPMYLLIGIWGSSGEVRPQGIFGWAFRRTGVGTKEYAAMKLTLYLLFGSAFILVGILALYVASGSVSFSFLEMEQIQFDPAVQSWVFLAFYVGFGILAGIWPLHTWSPDGHASAPTAVSMLHAGVLMKLGAYGVLRLGLGLLPDGATQWVWLVGTIACVNIVYGALSAMAQTDLKYVIAYSSVSHMGVVMLGMATLTETGLNGSIFQMFAHGIMTGLFFALVGLVYEKAHSRAIFSMGGFGQMMPGIATAFTIAGLSSLGLPATAGFVAEFLTFLGAWQSAYSWWLFPGVLGAFLTSVYILRVTKQIFWGPKSADPHFQHLPDARGPEWVALIILVGTLVLFGVAPGIAIGPVDTATVPLLLRLGVLP, encoded by the coding sequence ATGACCCGGTTCCCGACGCTGTCCGTCATCACGTGGGCCCCGTTCGTGGGCGCCGTTCTCATCATGTTCCTGGCGCGGCGCCGTCCGCTCCTGGTCCGCTGGATCGCCCTTCTGTCCACGGGCGTCTCCCTGGCGCTCTCGATCCGGATCTTCGCGGCCTATGAGCGCGAGGCCGCCGGGTTCCAGTTCTACGAGGAGCTGCCGCTGGTGCCGCCGCTCGGCATCAACTACCAGCTGGGCGTGGACGGCATGAGCCTGCTCATGGTGCTGCTGACGAGCATCATCATCTTCGCGGGTGTCTTCGCCTCGTGGACGGTCAAGGAGCGCAGCCAGGAGTTCTACGCCCTCCTGCTGCTGCTCGTCACGGGCGTCTACGGCGTCTTCGTTTCGCTCGACCTCTTCGTCCTCTTTCTCTTCTACGAGATCGCCGTGCTGCCGATGTACCTCCTGATCGGGATCTGGGGCTCCTCGGGCGAGGTCCGCCCGCAGGGCATCTTCGGATGGGCTTTCCGCCGGACGGGCGTCGGCACCAAGGAATACGCGGCGATGAAGCTGACCCTGTATCTCCTCTTCGGGTCGGCCTTCATCCTGGTCGGCATCCTGGCGCTGTACGTCGCCTCGGGCTCGGTTTCCTTTTCGTTCCTCGAGATGGAGCAGATCCAGTTCGACCCGGCCGTGCAGTCCTGGGTCTTCCTCGCCTTCTACGTGGGCTTCGGGATCCTCGCGGGCATCTGGCCGCTGCACACGTGGTCGCCCGACGGCCACGCGTCCGCGCCCACCGCGGTGTCCATGCTCCACGCGGGCGTGCTGATGAAGCTGGGCGCGTACGGTGTCCTCCGCCTCGGTCTCGGGCTTCTCCCCGATGGCGCGACGCAGTGGGTGTGGCTGGTCGGCACCATCGCGTGCGTCAACATCGTCTACGGCGCGCTCTCCGCCATGGCGCAGACGGACCTCAAGTACGTCATCGCCTACTCCTCGGTCTCCCACATGGGCGTGGTCATGCTCGGCATGGCGACGCTGACGGAGACCGGGCTCAATGGGTCCATCTTCCAGATGTTCGCCCACGGGATCATGACCGGGCTCTTCTTCGCCCTGGTCGGCCTGGTCTACGAAAAGGCGCACTCGCGCGCCATCTTCTCCATGGGCGGCTTCGGCCAGATGATGCCGGGCATCGCGACGGCCTTCACCATCGCGGGCCTGTCGTCCCTGGGCCTGCCCGCGACGGCGGGCTTCGTCGCCGAGTTCCTGACCTTTCTCGGCGCCTGGCAGTCGGCCTACTCCTGGTGGCTCTTCCCCGGCGTGCTCGGCGCCTTCCTGACCTCCGTCTACATCCTCCGCGTCACCAAGCAGATCTTCTGGGGCCCGAAGAGCGCCGACCCGCACTTCCAGCACCTGCCCGACGCCCGGGGGCCCGAGTGGGTCGCGCTTATCATCCTGGTCGGCACGCTCGTGCTCTTCGGCGTCGCGCCGGGCATCGCCATCGGGCCCGTGGACACGGCGACCGTGCCGCTCCTGCTCCGGCTCGGAGTCCTGCCATGA
- the nuoL gene encoding NADH-quinone oxidoreductase subunit L — MTDPAFPALVALLLPAFAFVVLGVVAPLRRLGRPAAYLSVVFSAAALVAAIGALRLAGGGGYSEWLWTWIPAEAGPLATVGVLADGDSALMLVLVALVSFLVQVYSLGYLSDEAMPSLGRYYAYQSLFAFSMMGLVLAPNFVQLFICWELVGLCSYLLIGYWYTKPEAARAAVKAFWITKAGDVGLLIGIVLLWRQTGTFDFLELLMLADAGVIPLAGLGVITFCIYLGAAGKSAQFPFHVWLPDAMEGPTPVSALIHAATMVTAGVYLLTRTIWLFKLTPDVMEIIAWNGAFTALLAAVLACVQTDIKRVLAYSTVSQLGYMMAAMGAGFASAGFLHLLTHGIFKALLFLGAGAVIHAVGTNDIFRMGGLWRTMPQTTIVFIVGTLSLAGIPFFGGFFSKEEILGAVLVGGFPVPFAMLLLGAFLTAFYMLRVVFVTFFGAPAVAHTGGHGDEDDHVQDAPPFMALPLWILSVMSVGGGILLAVWHPKAEFEAPGWLTYAAVGVAAAGIALAYLVYQRRAISADGLASAFAPIRAAALRRFWIDDVFAGIYGWLMLPFSRLVGWIDRYFVDGILNVLSAWTLMAGAGLRRIQSGRAQDYVYGIALGVLALMVGMWWLQ, encoded by the coding sequence ATGACCGACCCGGCCTTCCCCGCGCTCGTCGCCCTTCTGCTGCCGGCCTTCGCCTTCGTCGTCTTGGGTGTCGTGGCGCCGCTGCGACGGCTCGGGCGCCCGGCGGCGTATCTCTCCGTCGTGTTCTCGGCGGCCGCGCTCGTGGCGGCAATCGGCGCCCTCCGGCTTGCGGGCGGCGGCGGCTATTCCGAGTGGCTGTGGACCTGGATCCCGGCCGAGGCGGGCCCGCTCGCCACGGTCGGCGTGCTGGCCGACGGCGACTCGGCGCTGATGCTGGTGCTGGTGGCGCTCGTGTCCTTCCTGGTCCAGGTTTACTCGCTCGGTTATCTCTCCGACGAGGCCATGCCTTCGCTCGGCCGCTACTACGCCTACCAGTCGCTCTTCGCGTTCTCGATGATGGGGCTCGTGCTCGCGCCCAACTTCGTCCAGCTCTTTATCTGCTGGGAGCTGGTGGGCCTCTGCTCCTACCTCCTGATCGGCTACTGGTACACCAAGCCCGAGGCGGCGCGCGCCGCCGTCAAGGCGTTCTGGATCACCAAGGCGGGTGACGTCGGCCTGCTGATCGGCATCGTGCTTCTGTGGCGGCAGACGGGCACCTTCGACTTCCTCGAGCTGCTCATGCTGGCCGACGCGGGCGTTATCCCGCTGGCGGGTCTTGGCGTCATCACGTTCTGCATCTACCTCGGCGCCGCGGGCAAGTCGGCCCAGTTCCCGTTCCACGTCTGGCTGCCCGACGCCATGGAAGGCCCCACGCCCGTCTCCGCGCTGATCCACGCCGCGACCATGGTGACGGCCGGCGTCTACCTTCTCACGCGCACCATCTGGCTCTTCAAGCTCACGCCCGACGTCATGGAGATCATCGCGTGGAACGGCGCCTTCACCGCCCTCCTCGCTGCCGTGCTCGCCTGCGTCCAGACCGACATCAAGCGCGTGCTGGCGTACTCCACCGTCTCCCAGCTCGGCTACATGATGGCGGCGATGGGCGCGGGCTTCGCCTCGGCCGGGTTCCTCCATCTGCTGACCCACGGCATCTTCAAGGCGCTGCTCTTCCTCGGCGCCGGCGCGGTCATCCACGCCGTCGGCACCAACGACATCTTCAGGATGGGCGGGCTGTGGCGGACGATGCCGCAGACGACGATCGTCTTCATCGTCGGGACGCTGTCGCTGGCGGGCATCCCCTTCTTCGGGGGCTTTTTCTCCAAGGAGGAGATCCTGGGCGCGGTGCTCGTGGGCGGCTTCCCCGTCCCGTTCGCCATGCTGCTCCTGGGCGCCTTCCTCACGGCCTTCTATATGTTGCGCGTGGTCTTCGTCACCTTCTTCGGGGCTCCCGCCGTGGCGCACACGGGCGGCCACGGCGACGAGGACGACCACGTCCAGGACGCGCCGCCCTTCATGGCGCTGCCGCTGTGGATCCTGTCGGTGATGTCCGTGGGCGGGGGCATCCTCCTCGCCGTCTGGCACCCCAAGGCCGAGTTCGAGGCGCCGGGCTGGCTCACGTACGCCGCCGTCGGCGTCGCGGCGGCCGGCATCGCGCTCGCGTACCTCGTCTACCAGCGCCGCGCGATCAGCGCCGACGGGCTCGCCTCGGCGTTCGCGCCTATCCGAGCGGCGGCGCTCAGGCGCTTCTGGATCGACGACGTCTTCGCCGGGATCTACGGCTGGCTGATGCTGCCGTTCTCGAGGCTCGTGGGTTGGATCGACCGCTACTTCGTCGACGGCATCTTGAACGTCCTCTCGGCCTGGACGCTTATGGCCGGCGCCGGACTCAGGCGCATCCAGTCGGGCCGGGCGCAGGACTACGTCTACGGGATCGCGCTGGGCGTCCTCGCTCTGATGGTCGGGATGTGGTGGCTGCAATGA
- the nuoH gene encoding NADH-quinone oxidoreductase subunit NuoH, which translates to MLSAIYFFTVGFIVLNAIIGMVTYVTLLERKFAARMQSRIGPYRVGPHGLLQPIADALKLMMKEDIVPRLADRPVYNLAPIVFLIPCMLIFATLPFAPGLGVADLNIGILFFLAVSAMEIVGLFMGGWGSNNKYALLSVMRAVNQIISYDLPFVFAAMVPVLLTGSLKLSDIAAAQPDVLHWFVFFPVIGQLAFVAYIVAMLAAENRVPFDILEAESELVAGFRVEYSGMKFALIQLGEYAHVIATSFLGALLFMGAWGGPGAGAFPALGVLYFLLKAMFIFLLVTWIRWSFVRIRVDQILAISWKLLLPATLVLLMATAVVVAWKGPGLG; encoded by the coding sequence ATGCTCTCCGCGATCTACTTCTTCACGGTGGGCTTCATCGTGCTGAACGCCATCATCGGCATGGTGACGTACGTGACGCTCCTCGAGCGGAAGTTCGCCGCGCGCATGCAGTCGCGCATCGGCCCCTACCGCGTCGGGCCGCACGGGCTCCTCCAGCCCATCGCGGACGCGCTCAAGCTCATGATGAAAGAGGACATCGTCCCGCGGCTCGCCGACCGCCCCGTCTACAACTTGGCACCCATCGTGTTCCTGATCCCGTGCATGCTGATCTTCGCCACGCTGCCGTTCGCACCGGGGTTGGGCGTCGCCGACCTCAACATCGGCATCCTCTTCTTTCTCGCGGTCTCCGCCATGGAGATCGTGGGGCTGTTCATGGGCGGCTGGGGCTCCAACAACAAGTACGCGCTGCTCTCCGTAATGCGGGCGGTCAACCAGATCATCTCCTACGACCTGCCGTTCGTCTTCGCCGCGATGGTCCCGGTCCTGCTGACGGGCTCGCTCAAGCTCTCCGACATCGCCGCCGCCCAGCCGGATGTGCTGCACTGGTTCGTCTTCTTCCCGGTGATCGGCCAGCTCGCCTTCGTCGCGTACATCGTGGCGATGCTCGCGGCCGAGAACCGCGTGCCCTTCGACATCCTCGAGGCGGAGTCGGAGCTGGTCGCGGGCTTCCGCGTCGAGTACTCGGGGATGAAGTTCGCGCTGATCCAACTGGGCGAGTACGCCCACGTCATCGCCACCTCCTTCCTGGGCGCGCTGCTCTTCATGGGCGCCTGGGGCGGGCCCGGCGCCGGCGCGTTTCCGGCCCTGGGCGTGCTCTACTTCCTCCTCAAGGCGATGTTCATCTTCCTGCTGGTGACCTGGATACGCTGGAGCTTCGTCAGGATCCGGGTGGACCAGATCCTCGCCATCTCCTGGAAGCTGCTGCTGCCGGCCACGCTCGTCCTGCTCATGGCCACGGCGGTCGTCGTCGCGTGGAAGGGGCCCGGCCTTGGATAG
- a CDS encoding NADH-quinone oxidoreductase subunit N gives MSGGMALEVGLAVLILLVFVVGLSWRGEDKRRLGGLVAIGLAILLWMAFRVEPGAVLFGGSFVQDELAIFSKRLFLLATFLGVLASLSLRAPTFARRATEYYVAMLASLLGMLVLASARELILLFVAFELMSIPLYVISGFRKREEEAVEAALKFFLIGTVSSAFIVYGLSFVYGISNTTDMAGVAAALQDGHPLLILGMVLTLGGLGFKIAAFPFHMWVPDTYEAASTPFVAWLSVAPKAAGFVVMFRLYLEGVGGPVVLWVPLAAGLAAITIIAGNLMAIPQQNIKRLLAYSGIAHIGYMLVGFAAVSASGVAMMLFYLVAYLFGNMGAFFVVEAVAQSDGSEAISAYRGLAQRSPLLALSMLLFLLSLGGIPFVAGFWAKLFVFWAAVEGCTGWCQMYWLVLLGAILTVVALFYYLLVAKRMYIDAPERRQPVAVSPFLAFSIFVCAAGVVGIGAYPKPLVMAALRAASGLF, from the coding sequence ATGAGCGGCGGCATGGCGCTCGAAGTCGGGCTCGCGGTCCTGATCCTGCTGGTCTTCGTCGTGGGTCTCTCCTGGCGGGGCGAGGACAAGCGGCGGCTCGGCGGCTTAGTGGCCATCGGGCTCGCCATCCTGCTCTGGATGGCGTTCCGCGTTGAGCCGGGCGCCGTTCTCTTCGGAGGCAGCTTCGTCCAGGACGAGCTGGCGATTTTCTCGAAGCGGCTTTTCCTGCTGGCGACCTTCCTGGGTGTGCTGGCCTCGCTGTCCCTTCGCGCGCCCACCTTCGCGCGGCGGGCGACCGAGTACTACGTCGCCATGCTCGCCTCGCTGCTCGGGATGCTGGTGCTGGCCTCCGCACGCGAGCTCATCCTGCTCTTCGTCGCCTTCGAGCTGATGTCCATCCCGCTGTACGTCATCTCCGGGTTCCGCAAGCGGGAAGAGGAGGCCGTCGAGGCCGCGCTCAAGTTCTTCCTCATCGGCACGGTGTCCTCGGCCTTCATCGTCTACGGGCTGTCCTTCGTCTACGGCATCTCGAATACGACCGACATGGCGGGCGTGGCGGCGGCGCTCCAGGACGGCCACCCGCTGCTGATCCTGGGCATGGTGCTGACGCTCGGAGGCCTCGGTTTCAAGATCGCGGCCTTTCCCTTCCACATGTGGGTGCCGGACACGTACGAGGCGGCCAGCACGCCTTTCGTCGCGTGGCTGTCGGTGGCGCCCAAGGCCGCGGGCTTCGTCGTGATGTTCCGGCTCTACCTGGAAGGCGTCGGCGGGCCCGTGGTCCTCTGGGTGCCGCTCGCGGCGGGGCTGGCCGCGATCACGATCATCGCGGGCAACCTGATGGCCATCCCCCAGCAGAACATCAAGCGCCTGCTGGCCTACTCGGGCATCGCGCACATCGGCTACATGCTGGTCGGCTTCGCCGCCGTCTCGGCCTCGGGCGTGGCGATGATGCTCTTCTACCTGGTCGCCTACCTCTTCGGGAACATGGGCGCCTTCTTCGTGGTGGAGGCGGTGGCCCAGTCCGACGGCTCCGAGGCCATCTCGGCGTACCGGGGACTCGCCCAGCGGTCGCCATTGCTCGCGCTCTCGATGCTGCTCTTCCTGCTGTCCCTGGGCGGGATCCCGTTCGTCGCGGGCTTCTGGGCCAAGCTCTTCGTCTTTTGGGCCGCGGTCGAGGGCTGCACCGGCTGGTGCCAAATGTATTGGCTGGTGCTGCTTGGTGCTATCCTGACGGTCGTGGCGCTCTTCTACTATCTGCTCGTGGCCAAGCGCATGTACATCGACGCCCCCGAGCGCAGGCAGCCGGTGGCCGTCTCGCCCTTCCTGGCGTTCTCCATCTTCGTCTGCGCCGCGGGCGTCGTCGGCATCGGCGCGTACCCGAAGCCCCTCGTGATGGCGGCCCTGCGCGCCGCCTCGGGCCTGTTCTAG
- the ftcD gene encoding glutamate formimidoyltransferase: protein MASPLLECVPNVSEGRDLRTVEAVADAVRGVPGARLADVHADPDHHRSVFTFLGAPQAVEEAALALAAAVFARVDMRAHRGIHPRMGALDVLPFVPLRDLAMADAVAVARRVGERLGREYGLPVYFYGAAATRPERRAVRDIRRGEYEGLPQKLADPAWSPDCGPATFNPRVGAVAVGARDVLVAYNVWLDSTDLGAATAIARAVRESSGGMACVQALGLPLERRGLVQVSMNLLDYRRTGIARAYDAVTAEAALRGLTISRAELVGLAPRAAFEGRAPETVGLPDLADTKYLDTYLS, encoded by the coding sequence GTGGCTAGCCCGCTCCTCGAGTGCGTCCCGAACGTGAGCGAAGGCCGCGACCTGCGCACTGTCGAGGCCGTTGCCGACGCGGTGCGCGGCGTTCCCGGCGCGAGGCTCGCCGATGTCCACGCCGACCCCGACCACCACCGCTCGGTCTTCACCTTCCTCGGCGCGCCGCAGGCCGTCGAGGAGGCGGCGCTGGCGCTGGCCGCGGCGGTGTTCGCGCGCGTGGACATGCGAGCGCACCGCGGCATCCACCCGCGCATGGGGGCGCTCGACGTGCTGCCCTTCGTCCCATTGCGCGATCTCGCCATGGCCGACGCCGTCGCCGTCGCGCGGCGCGTCGGCGAGCGCCTCGGCCGGGAGTACGGCCTGCCCGTCTACTTCTACGGCGCCGCAGCGACGCGCCCCGAACGTCGCGCGGTCCGCGATATCCGCAGGGGGGAATACGAGGGCCTGCCGCAGAAGCTCGCCGACCCAGCGTGGAGCCCCGACTGCGGGCCCGCGACATTCAACCCGCGCGTCGGGGCCGTCGCCGTCGGCGCCCGCGACGTGCTCGTCGCCTACAACGTGTGGCTCGACTCTACCGATCTCGGCGCCGCGACAGCCATCGCGCGTGCCGTGCGGGAGTCCTCGGGAGGCATGGCGTGCGTCCAGGCGCTTGGGCTGCCGCTCGAGCGCCGCGGGCTCGTCCAGGTCTCGATGAACCTTCTCGACTACCGGCGCACCGGCATCGCCCGTGCCTACGATGCGGTTACCGCAGAGGCCGCGCTGCGTGGTCTCACGATCAGTCGCGCCGAGCTCGTCGGGCTCGCGCCGCGCGCCGCCTTCGAAGGCCGCGCGCCCGAGACCGTCGGCCTGCCGGATCTCGCCGACACGAAGTACCTGGACACCTATCTCTCCTGA
- a CDS encoding NADH-quinone oxidoreductase subunit J — MTLEVVTFWGLAVLLIGSALAVVLTKNLFHSVLYLALSLTATAGVFLALDAEFLAAVQLLLYAGGVVTIVVFAIVVTERLVGDRITQTSRHILAGLVLAGALLLGVLRFLRGADLPVERPVIAVDVTRAIGQVLLTEFVLPFELLAVLLLVGLLGALYFARPEE; from the coding sequence ATGACCCTCGAGGTCGTGACCTTCTGGGGGCTGGCCGTCCTGCTCATCGGCTCCGCCCTGGCCGTGGTGCTGACCAAGAATCTCTTCCACTCGGTCCTCTATCTCGCGCTGTCGCTGACCGCGACGGCCGGCGTGTTCCTGGCGCTCGACGCGGAGTTCCTCGCAGCGGTGCAGCTCCTTCTCTACGCGGGCGGCGTCGTCACCATCGTGGTCTTCGCCATCGTGGTGACGGAGCGGCTCGTCGGCGACCGCATCACGCAGACGAGCCGGCACATCCTCGCCGGCCTGGTGCTGGCGGGCGCCTTGCTCCTGGGGGTCCTGCGCTTTCTGCGCGGCGCCGACCTGCCCGTCGAGCGCCCGGTCATCGCCGTGGACGTGACGCGGGCCATCGGCCAGGTGCTGCTGACCGAGTTCGTGCTGCCCTTCGAGCTCCTGGCCGTGCTGCTACTGGTCGGGCTCCTGGGCGCGCTGTACTTCGCGAGGCCGGAAGAATAG